The following proteins are co-located in the Pyrococcus abyssi GE5 genome:
- a CDS encoding 50S ribosomal protein L1 → MPFDRQKIVEAVKEAKARAKPRNFTQSVEVAVNLKDIDLKRPENRFKLEVVLPHGRGKDVKIAVIADGAVAEAARRLGLDVISSAELEEIAQSPRQARKLAKKYDFFIAEAPLMPKIGRYLGKYLGPRNKMPVVVPPTMSNLEPIVEKLKKTVRIQLKNNPVVHAPVGTEKMSDEEIAENIETVLNAIIGKLERGESQIKSVYVKTTMGPAVKVKG, encoded by the coding sequence GGGCCAAGCCGCGTAACTTCACACAGAGTGTCGAAGTTGCAGTGAACCTCAAGGATATCGACCTAAAACGTCCCGAAAATAGGTTTAAACTCGAGGTTGTCCTTCCTCACGGGAGAGGCAAAGATGTGAAGATCGCGGTCATCGCTGATGGTGCAGTTGCCGAGGCGGCGAGGAGGCTCGGGCTTGATGTTATTAGTAGTGCCGAGTTGGAGGAGATAGCTCAAAGCCCTAGACAGGCGAGAAAGTTGGCTAAGAAGTACGACTTCTTCATAGCTGAAGCCCCATTAATGCCAAAGATAGGTAGGTACCTGGGTAAGTACTTGGGTCCCAGGAACAAGATGCCAGTCGTCGTTCCTCCAACGATGAGTAACTTAGAACCCATAGTTGAGAAGCTCAAGAAGACGGTAAGGATACAGCTAAAGAACAACCCAGTGGTCCATGCCCCAGTTGGAACCGAAAAGATGAGCGACGAGGAGATAGCGGAGAACATTGAAACGGTGCTGAACGCTATAATAGGTAAGCTCGAGAGGGGAGAGAGCCAGATAAAGTCAGTGTACGTTAAGACCACGATGGGTCCAGCCGTTAAAGTGAAGGGGTAG